A stretch of the Pantoea nemavictus genome encodes the following:
- the malM gene encoding maltose operon protein MalM — protein sequence MKMKKTVFALCLSAALLAGQSLPAFAEVNLVPQDLSAAPTIPPASLQTLSWLPVDTSRTQVSTLAENGANLNAAGVTGSVAAYSLPANIGELTITLSSEVHQNQVFAPNVLVLDENMRPAAWFPARFFTYQQPGVMAADRLEGVMKLTPALGQQKIYLLVFTTEKDLIETTTLMDPAKAYAKGTGHAVPDIPDPIARHSRAGTLKLKVKTSAGSSILVGPLFGSSGPAPVTVGNTQPVAPAVYHAAAAPEAKREPIMTDTEGYFNQNIRQAVDQGNIDKALKLLDEAERLGSTSARKVFVSSVKGKG from the coding sequence ATGAAAATGAAAAAAACGGTTTTTGCGCTGTGCCTAAGTGCGGCGCTGCTGGCTGGCCAGAGTTTACCGGCCTTCGCCGAGGTGAATCTGGTGCCACAGGATCTCTCCGCTGCACCTACCATTCCGCCCGCCAGCCTGCAGACGCTAAGCTGGTTGCCGGTCGATACGTCGCGCACCCAGGTTAGCACGTTGGCGGAAAATGGCGCCAACCTCAACGCTGCGGGCGTAACGGGTTCGGTCGCGGCCTACAGCCTGCCGGCAAACATCGGTGAACTCACCATTACGCTGAGCAGCGAAGTGCATCAGAATCAGGTGTTTGCGCCGAATGTGCTGGTACTGGATGAGAACATGCGCCCGGCGGCCTGGTTTCCGGCGCGCTTTTTTACCTATCAACAACCGGGCGTGATGGCAGCCGATCGTCTTGAAGGCGTAATGAAGCTGACGCCTGCACTTGGACAGCAAAAGATCTATCTGCTGGTATTCACCACCGAGAAAGATCTGATTGAAACCACCACTTTGATGGATCCGGCGAAGGCGTATGCCAAAGGCACCGGCCATGCAGTGCCGGATATTCCCGATCCCATTGCCCGTCATAGCCGCGCAGGCACGCTTAAGCTCAAAGTGAAAACCAGCGCAGGCTCGTCGATTTTAGTCGGGCCGCTGTTTGGTTCATCGGGCCCCGCGCCGGTGACGGTCGGCAATACCCAGCCGGTGGCGCCTGCGGTGTACCATGCAGCCGCTGCACCTGAAGCCAAACGTGAGCCGATCATGACCGATACCGAAGGCTATTTTAATCAGAACATCCGGCAGGCCGTCGATCAGGGCAACATTGATAAAGCGTTGAAACTGCTGGATGAGGCCGAGCGTTTAGGCTCCACCTCCGCGAGGAAAGTTTTTGTCAGCAGTGTTAAAGGCAAGGGGTGA
- a CDS encoding maltoporin yields MLTLRKLPLAVAIAAGTLSAPSMAVDFTGYARSGIGWTGSGGEQQCFQATGAQSKYRLGNECETYAELKLGQEVWKEGDKSFYFDTNVAYSVSQQNDWEATSPAFREANVKGKNLIEALPGSTIWAGKRFYQRHDVHMIDFYYWDISGPGAGLEDVDLGFGKLSFAATRSSEAGGSYTFSSDQIRDYATSTANDVFDVRLAGLETNPNGVLELGVDYGRANARDGYRLEDNASKDGWMFTAEHTQSMMKGYNKFVLQYATDALTSQGKGLPQGTNINNSGSMYRVLDHGAINLADRWDLMYVAMYQNTDLDNNRGTEWYTVGVRPMYKWTPIMSTLLEVGYDNVKSQQVSERNGQYKVTLAQQWQAGDSIWSRPALRLFATYAKWDEKWGYSKDSAGDLTSFASNDSSGNGILTNSRGNNDEWTFGAQMEIWW; encoded by the coding sequence ATGTTAACTCTGCGCAAACTCCCTCTCGCGGTTGCTATCGCGGCGGGTACGCTCTCTGCCCCGTCGATGGCAGTCGATTTTACCGGCTATGCCCGTTCCGGCATCGGCTGGACCGGCAGCGGCGGGGAACAGCAATGTTTTCAAGCCACCGGTGCTCAAAGTAAATACCGTCTGGGCAACGAGTGTGAAACCTACGCTGAACTGAAACTGGGCCAGGAAGTGTGGAAAGAGGGCGATAAAAGCTTCTATTTCGATACCAACGTCGCCTATTCGGTTTCTCAACAAAATGACTGGGAAGCGACTTCTCCGGCATTTCGTGAAGCCAACGTGAAAGGTAAAAATCTGATTGAAGCCCTGCCTGGCTCCACCATCTGGGCCGGTAAGCGTTTCTATCAGCGTCATGACGTCCACATGATCGACTTCTACTACTGGGATATCTCCGGTCCAGGTGCCGGTCTTGAAGATGTTGATCTCGGCTTCGGTAAGCTCTCATTCGCCGCCACGCGCTCCTCTGAAGCGGGTGGTTCTTACACTTTCTCCAGCGATCAGATCCGCGACTACGCCACCAGCACGGCGAACGACGTGTTTGACGTGCGCCTGGCCGGGCTTGAAACCAACCCGAACGGCGTGCTGGAACTGGGCGTAGATTATGGCCGTGCCAATGCGCGTGACGGCTATCGCCTTGAGGACAATGCCTCCAAAGATGGCTGGATGTTCACCGCAGAACATACCCAAAGCATGATGAAGGGCTACAACAAATTCGTGCTGCAATACGCCACCGATGCGTTGACCTCGCAGGGCAAAGGGTTGCCGCAGGGCACCAACATCAACAACAGCGGCAGCATGTACCGCGTGCTCGATCACGGTGCGATCAATCTCGCCGATCGCTGGGATCTGATGTATGTCGCCATGTACCAGAATACCGACCTCGACAACAACCGCGGGACCGAGTGGTACACCGTGGGCGTGCGCCCAATGTACAAATGGACGCCGATCATGAGCACCCTGCTGGAAGTGGGCTACGACAACGTGAAGTCACAGCAGGTTAGCGAGCGCAATGGCCAATACAAAGTGACGCTGGCGCAGCAGTGGCAGGCCGGCGACAGCATCTGGTCGCGCCCGGCACTGCGTTTGTTCGCCACTTACGCCAAGTGGGATGAGAAGTGGGGCTATAGCAAAGACAGCGCAGGTGATTTGACCTCATTTGCGTCTAACGACAGCAGCGGCAACGGCATCTTAACCAACAGCCGTGGCAACAACGATGAGTGGACGTTCGGTGCGCAGATGGAGATTTGGTGGTAA